From a region of the Ignavibacteriota bacterium genome:
- a CDS encoding T9SS type A sorting domain-containing protein has translation MPRTPSRRGARPRPGVAAIGTMVFLLFLALIETFGWGADGHRFINRAAVRFLPPAMARLIADSTFLSQHGPDADWRRDAQDTSLTTEATRHYIDIDDYPDMRAFPHDHGAAVALYGWTRVKENGVLPWATVWTYDSLVARLRRNDWNAALQAAADLGHYVADAFQPLHTTKNYDGQNTGNGGIHSRYESTMLNAQHYLSALAVSPDSVRYIADPTAYMFDIVLHSLGLVDTLLRADTRAKQVSGWNGSGGVPDTYYAALWSFTRSVTLDQMQRAAQALANLWYSAWIDAGLLVPSAVRRTHTAPADFGLVSLYPNPARDVVTVQYTLPREARVTLELYTLTGQRVARLEQGMCAQGPHQAVVDTRTLPAGSYQLRLQGVSRSVSRRLVLIEP, from the coding sequence GTGCCAAGAACGCCAAGTAGGCGGGGTGCACGGCCGCGTCCTGGTGTCGCGGCCATCGGCACCATGGTTTTCCTGCTGTTTCTCGCGCTGATCGAAACCTTCGGCTGGGGCGCGGACGGCCACCGCTTCATCAATCGCGCGGCCGTGCGTTTTCTCCCGCCCGCCATGGCGCGGCTCATTGCGGACAGCACCTTCCTCTCACAGCATGGACCCGACGCCGACTGGCGCCGCGACGCGCAGGACACCTCGCTCACCACCGAGGCGACGCGGCATTACATCGATATCGACGACTATCCCGATATGCGCGCCTTTCCGCACGATCATGGCGCGGCCGTCGCATTGTACGGATGGACTCGTGTGAAGGAAAACGGCGTGCTGCCCTGGGCGACGGTGTGGACCTACGACTCGCTTGTCGCGCGCCTGCGGCGGAACGACTGGAATGCCGCGCTGCAAGCCGCGGCCGATCTGGGCCATTATGTGGCCGACGCGTTTCAACCCCTGCACACCACCAAAAATTACGACGGGCAGAACACCGGCAACGGTGGCATACATTCGCGGTACGAGTCCACCATGCTGAACGCGCAGCATTACCTGTCCGCCCTTGCCGTGTCTCCCGATTCGGTGCGCTACATCGCGGATCCCACCGCGTACATGTTCGACATCGTGCTGCACAGTCTCGGTCTCGTCGACACGCTGCTCCGTGCCGATACCCGCGCAAAACAGGTCTCCGGCTGGAACGGATCTGGCGGTGTACCCGACACGTATTACGCGGCACTTTGGTCCTTTACACGAAGTGTGACACTGGACCAGATGCAGCGCGCGGCGCAGGCGCTCGCGAACCTGTGGTACAGCGCGTGGATCGATGCCGGCCTGCTTGTGCCATCCGCCGTCCGGCGTACACACACAGCCCCCGCGGATTTCGGACTTGTGAGTCTGTATCCCAATCCCGCGCGTGATGTGGTAACTGTGCAGTACACGCTGCCGCGGGAAGCACGTGTCACACTGGAACTGTACACACTCACCGGTCAACGTGTCGCGCGGCTCGAGCAGGGGATGTGCGCCCAAGGACCGCATCAAGCGGTGGTGGATACAAGAACCCTTCCCGCGGGATCGTACCAACTGCGCCTTCAGGGCGTTTCGAGAAGTGTGAGTCGTCGACTGGTGCTAATAGAACCGTAG
- a CDS encoding iron-containing alcohol dehydrogenase has translation MLNFTFHNPTKIVFGRDTIDRAGTETAVFGKRVLLLSGMGSAKRSGVYDRVLVSLRAAGLDCLEIDGVQPNPLLSKVHSTIDAAKAYGADVIVAVGGGSVLDSAKAIAAGAVVEHDVWDFFIRRATVARALPIVAVLTLAATGSEMNGGSVITHDETREKFNMGSPHTYPKVSILDPSVTFSVDAANSAYGAVDAAVHMLEPYFNGANPDAPLQDGLVESLLRTIRGVIPTILEKPDDYQARAVMMWCATYALNGMTSAGMGGAAFPVHMIGHALSALYDTPHAASLAIVLPGWLRVVRDEKAKKIAQLGRAVFGVTETDDTAAVDATITSIVAWLRSINTPASLAEGGILAQDIPRIAANARRLAALWSMEKYDEDYIARILSQCI, from the coding sequence ATGCTCAACTTCACCTTCCACAACCCCACAAAAATCGTCTTCGGCCGCGACACTATCGATCGCGCGGGCACGGAAACCGCCGTATTCGGAAAACGTGTCTTGCTGCTGTCCGGCATGGGCAGCGCAAAACGCAGCGGTGTGTACGACCGTGTGCTCGTCTCGCTCCGCGCGGCCGGCCTCGACTGTCTCGAGATCGACGGTGTGCAGCCCAATCCCCTGCTCTCGAAAGTGCACAGCACCATCGACGCGGCCAAGGCGTACGGTGCCGACGTGATCGTGGCCGTGGGCGGCGGGTCCGTGCTCGACAGCGCCAAGGCCATCGCCGCGGGCGCAGTGGTGGAGCATGACGTGTGGGACTTCTTCATCCGCCGCGCAACAGTGGCACGCGCCCTGCCGATCGTCGCCGTGCTGACGCTGGCAGCGACCGGATCCGAAATGAACGGCGGTTCGGTGATCACACACGACGAGACGCGCGAGAAATTCAACATGGGTTCGCCGCACACGTATCCGAAGGTGTCGATACTCGATCCGTCGGTCACGTTTTCGGTGGATGCCGCCAACAGCGCCTACGGCGCGGTGGATGCGGCCGTACACATGCTCGAGCCCTACTTCAACGGCGCAAATCCCGATGCGCCCCTGCAGGACGGCCTGGTGGAATCGCTGCTGCGCACCATACGGGGCGTCATTCCCACGATCCTCGAAAAACCGGACGACTATCAGGCGCGCGCGGTGATGATGTGGTGCGCCACGTATGCGCTCAACGGCATGACATCCGCCGGCATGGGCGGCGCGGCCTTCCCCGTGCACATGATCGGGCACGCGCTGTCGGCGCTGTACGACACGCCGCACGCCGCGAGTCTGGCCATCGTGCTTCCGGGCTGGCTGCGTGTTGTGCGCGACGAGAAGGCAAAAAAAATCGCGCAGCTCGGCCGCGCGGTCTTCGGTGTCACGGAGACCGACGACACCGCGGCGGTTGATGCCACCATCACCTCCATCGTCGCCTGGCTGCGCTCGATCAACACTCCCGCTTCTCTCGCCGAGGGCGGCATCCTCGCGCAGGACATTCCGCGTATCGCCGCCAACGCCCGCCGCCTCGCCGCGCTGTGGTCGATGGAGAAGTACGACGAGGACTACATCGCGCGCATACTCTCGCAGTGCATCTGA
- a CDS encoding alpha/beta hydrolase fold domain-containing protein has product MVSRVILVLLVCAMPVQAQRYLNQVFSSTSKTANVQYGSAVNVKGQQEALMLDLYQPQGDTAQARPLVIFVHGGGFVGGDKGTPQFVQLCTDFAKRGYVTASINYRLDTVTVSRAVMNAMHDARAAVRYFRRNTSQYRLDTTRIAMGGGSAGAYTSLCVAYVNRVAEVYPASGTQSVEGNSGNPGYSSTIHACLDYWGALQDVNAIESADDPPLLIFHGTEDQTVPFINAVQLQARAVALGLPHEYHPLQGEGHGPWGYIDSIISTTARFLYRSLFSPATGGVTDGAAPQGLYIGQNYPNPILDGSTVPVTVAQLSRVRLTLHSILGGEVAEFFNGALAAGQHHITIQRGSIPPGLYILRLSAAGATSRRAVVLQ; this is encoded by the coding sequence ATGGTGTCACGTGTGATATTGGTTCTGCTCGTCTGTGCCATGCCGGTGCAGGCGCAGCGGTATCTGAATCAGGTGTTTTCCTCCACATCAAAGACGGCGAACGTGCAGTACGGATCCGCCGTGAACGTGAAAGGACAGCAGGAAGCGCTGATGCTGGACCTGTATCAGCCGCAGGGCGACACCGCGCAGGCGCGGCCGCTGGTGATCTTCGTCCACGGCGGGGGCTTTGTGGGCGGAGACAAGGGCACGCCGCAATTCGTGCAACTGTGCACGGATTTTGCGAAGCGCGGGTATGTCACCGCGAGTATCAATTACCGGCTCGACACCGTCACCGTCTCACGGGCCGTCATGAACGCCATGCACGATGCACGCGCGGCCGTGCGGTATTTCCGCCGGAACACGTCGCAGTACCGGCTCGACACAACCCGTATCGCAATGGGCGGAGGATCCGCGGGCGCGTACACGTCGCTGTGCGTGGCCTATGTCAATCGCGTCGCGGAAGTGTATCCCGCCTCGGGCACACAGAGCGTCGAGGGCAACAGCGGGAATCCCGGGTACTCGTCCACCATCCACGCCTGTCTCGATTACTGGGGCGCGTTGCAGGACGTTAACGCGATCGAATCCGCGGACGATCCACCGCTGCTTATTTTTCACGGCACAGAAGACCAGACCGTCCCATTTATAAATGCCGTGCAACTCCAAGCCAGGGCCGTCGCCCTTGGTCTGCCACACGAGTATCATCCCCTGCAGGGCGAGGGGCACGGCCCGTGGGGCTATATCGATTCCATCATCAGCACCACGGCGCGATTCCTGTACCGGAGTCTCTTCTCGCCGGCCACAGGCGGCGTGACCGACGGTGCCGCCCCGCAGGGTCTATATATCGGACAGAATTATCCGAATCCCATACTGGACGGCTCCACCGTTCCCGTCACCGTCGCACAGCTCTCGCGCGTCCGTCTGACACTGCACAGCATACTCGGCGGAGAGGTGGCGGAATTTTTCAATGGTGCACTCGCGGCCGGACAGCATCACATAACCATACAGCGCGGATCAATTCCTCCCGGATTGTATATACTGCGCCTCAGTGCCGCGGGCGCCACATCGCGCCGCGCCGTTGTGCTGCAATAG
- a CDS encoding HAMP domain-containing histidine kinase — MLDMQGAGIRVVGKEFLLVPLLWTPLYFYFGYLMVRGDATLEQWTRVTVRVFGLHAAWFGVVSADPARYGILATLWFMAGIVGFSGSITRLQLFGLWILFAAGFSVGTMLFGTPDYAESAVILISAGFFPGVFLQLSEYVRKLSSKSRELLVAARERNFQMRQAQAQIEEQSRFLEQKNREISATLDALQSTQARLIHQEKLASLGQLTAGIAHEIRNPLNFIMNFSTVSLDLVAEIRHNDTERREDLLVDLEENLERIVDYGRRADAIVNNMMKHSRSEGASSQACDLNAITVDAVHLCLSALRAKEVSRLPQVIAYLDPTLAPVFCVPQDLSRLVINLVQNALYAMQIEAEDPYSFTVPAPVDPILRIRTGMKDGVAVMSIRDNGVGIPEEVRSRIFQPFFTTKPAGKGAGLGLSMSHDILAAHGGTIEVDSVPKEWTEFVVRLPIVAEGDSPMQTA, encoded by the coding sequence TTGCTGGACATGCAGGGTGCGGGAATCCGTGTCGTCGGGAAGGAGTTTCTGCTCGTTCCGCTGCTGTGGACGCCTCTCTATTTTTATTTCGGATATCTGATGGTTCGCGGTGATGCGACACTTGAACAATGGACGCGCGTGACCGTTCGTGTTTTCGGCTTGCACGCAGCATGGTTCGGGGTTGTATCTGCTGATCCTGCACGATATGGAATACTTGCCACCTTGTGGTTCATGGCAGGAATTGTCGGATTCAGCGGCAGTATCACACGACTGCAACTGTTTGGATTGTGGATACTTTTCGCGGCTGGTTTTTCTGTCGGAACCATGTTGTTCGGCACACCCGATTACGCAGAATCGGCAGTGATACTTATTTCCGCAGGTTTTTTCCCAGGTGTGTTTCTGCAGTTGTCGGAGTACGTGCGTAAGCTCTCGTCGAAGAGTCGGGAACTACTTGTCGCTGCGCGTGAGCGTAATTTTCAAATGAGACAGGCGCAGGCGCAGATCGAAGAACAATCGCGCTTTCTCGAACAGAAGAACCGCGAAATTTCGGCGACCTTGGATGCACTCCAGTCGACGCAAGCACGACTTATTCATCAGGAAAAACTTGCATCCCTCGGACAGCTCACTGCGGGCATCGCGCACGAAATTCGAAATCCACTGAATTTCATCATGAACTTTTCTACGGTCTCACTCGATCTCGTGGCAGAAATTCGACACAATGACACAGAGAGACGAGAAGACCTACTGGTAGATCTCGAAGAAAATCTTGAACGCATCGTTGACTATGGACGCCGCGCCGACGCGATTGTCAACAATATGATGAAACACTCGCGCTCTGAAGGCGCCTCGTCACAGGCCTGTGATTTGAACGCGATTACAGTGGATGCTGTCCACCTGTGCCTATCGGCGCTGCGTGCGAAAGAGGTATCGCGATTGCCGCAGGTCATCGCGTATCTGGATCCGACACTCGCACCAGTCTTCTGCGTTCCGCAAGATTTATCGAGACTCGTCATCAATCTCGTTCAGAATGCTCTCTATGCGATGCAGATCGAAGCCGAAGATCCCTATTCCTTCACTGTTCCAGCACCTGTCGATCCGATTCTTCGTATTCGTACGGGGATGAAGGATGGTGTCGCAGTAATGTCCATTCGTGACAACGGGGTGGGAATACCCGAGGAGGTACGATCACGCATCTTCCAGCCGTTTTTCACGACGAAACCTGCAGGGAAGGGAGCAGGTCTGGGCCTCTCCATGAGCCACGACATACTGGCGGCACACGGCGGTACGATCGAGGTGGATTCCGTCCCGAAGGAGTGGACGGAATTCGTCGTACGACTACCAATTGTCGCTGAGGGGGACTCTCCCATGCAGACTGCGTGA
- a CDS encoding DUF2164 family protein — protein MSIELPDDTRKHLLASLKRYAEERLDIQLDDLPAALLLDYILKEIGPSIYNRAIADAQAYLVARAGDMEGVLFEMEVPYWTAAGSSGVRRGKG, from the coding sequence ATGTCCATCGAACTTCCGGACGATACACGAAAACACCTCCTCGCCTCGCTGAAGCGCTATGCGGAAGAGCGGCTCGATATACAACTCGACGATCTTCCGGCCGCGCTGCTGCTGGATTATATACTGAAGGAAATCGGTCCCTCGATATACAACCGCGCCATCGCCGACGCGCAGGCCTATCTCGTGGCGCGGGCGGGAGACATGGAGGGGGTGTTGTTCGAGATGGAAGTTCCGTACTGGACGGCCGCAGGATCTTCCGGAGTGCGGCGCGGCAAGGGATAG
- a CDS encoding T9SS type A sorting domain-containing protein, translating to MKSFLILVALAALPWGTVAQTQPPVYVVLFTHIEDNTPAADIGTPQARIQYITIRDGMLAMAATAKRYNMTWVFQPDWKVLLAALAYEDSSLMRNTAGKNVLRYLREDMGVPIDAHSHEKLGYNYTDVAHLLDSLGVGGSTVIGGHVWDPSIPQFQKWDRFRLPVAGVKYPWTTWRGDILMGSGTPNHVNDPCPSGVWRPKDRNHYWEDDPAGNIYCIGQFAGDVLGVQRLVDLYRSGAIRPVNILTASFHIKPAMITAPAALLAVEDTILKPLETLRARGEVEITDFTSLIDIWKTRFGAKPFLFDGKTGTSGGTGTNMAAETGYELVVLSHPVVGQGSLQAYCPEDGHTLIEVSDLSGRRRAVLSNTFLDRGTHSFRLPQLPAGVYFVTLQANVQNITLRYVQL from the coding sequence ATGAAATCCTTCCTTATCCTCGTCGCCCTCGCTGCTCTGCCGTGGGGAACAGTAGCGCAGACGCAGCCGCCCGTGTATGTGGTGCTCTTTACACACATCGAGGACAATACTCCCGCAGCCGATATCGGCACACCGCAGGCGCGCATCCAGTACATCACCATTCGCGATGGTATGCTGGCGATGGCGGCAACGGCGAAACGATACAACATGACGTGGGTGTTCCAGCCCGACTGGAAGGTGCTGCTCGCGGCGCTCGCCTACGAGGATTCATCGCTGATGCGGAATACCGCGGGCAAGAACGTGCTGCGCTATCTGCGCGAGGACATGGGAGTGCCCATCGACGCGCATTCGCATGAGAAACTGGGATACAACTACACCGATGTGGCGCATCTGTTGGATTCGCTCGGGGTCGGAGGCAGTACCGTCATCGGCGGACACGTGTGGGATCCATCCATTCCGCAGTTTCAGAAGTGGGACCGATTTCGACTGCCCGTCGCGGGTGTGAAGTATCCGTGGACCACATGGCGGGGCGACATCCTGATGGGAAGCGGCACACCGAATCATGTGAACGATCCCTGCCCCAGCGGCGTATGGCGACCGAAGGACCGCAACCACTATTGGGAGGATGATCCGGCCGGCAACATCTATTGCATCGGGCAGTTCGCCGGTGATGTGCTCGGAGTGCAGCGCCTAGTGGATCTGTACCGCAGCGGCGCCATCAGACCCGTGAACATCCTCACCGCGAGTTTCCATATCAAGCCCGCGATGATCACGGCGCCCGCCGCGCTGCTCGCCGTCGAGGACACGATACTCAAACCACTCGAGACCCTCCGCGCGCGCGGCGAAGTGGAGATAACCGATTTTACGTCGCTCATCGACATCTGGAAAACCCGCTTCGGAGCGAAGCCGTTTCTCTTCGATGGAAAGACGGGCACCTCCGGCGGTACCGGCACGAACATGGCGGCCGAAACGGGATACGAACTCGTTGTACTCTCACATCCCGTTGTGGGGCAGGGGAGTCTGCAGGCATACTGCCCGGAAGACGGCCATACCCTGATCGAAGTGAGCGACCTCAGCGGCCGCAGACGCGCCGTTCTTTCAAACACATTTCTCGATCGTGGCACACACAGCTTCAGACTGCCGCAACTCCCGGCGGGAGTATATTTCGTTACCCTTCAAGCGAACGTCCAAAATATCACTCTACGATATGTGCAGTTGTAG
- a CDS encoding T9SS type A sorting domain-containing protein produces the protein MQKKYRSILFGVASLLCLFAPYPIIAQWAQTNGPFGGFADAMVMSGTTLIAGTSAGVYVSSDNGATWNSRNIGLTNPRVEALAVSGSLLYASAGSISGPREVFRSLDLGLTWTKSNTGMTSTDIRALCIHGGYVLAGTEAGIFRANTSGGSWSKVTSGTLGTSMVHALTVSGSYVVAGSADGVYRSADAGRTWKKSSSGLPGSSPRIRALCAAGSDLYAGGDAGVFYSSNGGGKWTARNTGLVNITNTGIPPVYSLAANGSLVYAGTYDGGVLKSTNKGANWTPTSMTFTTKMMAVSGAAVFAGTTNSLQRSMNGGASWAPANSGILGSYVYAFASDGAMLLAGVTQTGSGTVTMTTDGGASWLPGAAQLSIIDAFLVNGSEILAGSWNGLWRSIDHGSTWTKISTLNYIKAFANDGTALFMGLNACCSTSYNGVYRSNDGGTTWIMSNNGLTETKVEALAVGENVLFAGTAGGGVFRSDDHAASWTAVNNGLTDMNIRALVFAGSVLYAGTAGGQVFTSTDGAASWSWAGAGLTSAAVNTLIADGSAMYAGTTNGVFATNNNGVSWNDVSAGMTGWKHVEALQIFGSEIFAGTVGHGVWKRPLSQLPKHIAEKRPSTIRLEQNHPNPFNPSTTIRYTLPENGAVTLRVYDHTGRLVGELENGIKDAGTHTVLFDASHLASGVYFYRLEALGQARMGTMMLLR, from the coding sequence ATGCAAAAGAAATACCGATCAATCCTATTCGGGGTTGCAAGTCTGTTGTGCCTGTTCGCACCGTATCCGATCATTGCACAGTGGGCTCAGACGAATGGACCGTTCGGCGGTTTTGCCGATGCCATGGTAATGTCCGGAACCACTCTCATCGCCGGGACAAGCGCCGGCGTGTATGTCTCGTCCGACAACGGGGCCACTTGGAACTCGCGGAACATTGGTCTGACAAATCCTCGCGTGGAAGCGCTGGCGGTGTCGGGCAGTCTGCTCTATGCAAGCGCGGGCAGTATAAGTGGTCCGCGCGAGGTGTTCCGGTCCTTGGATCTCGGACTGACGTGGACGAAGTCCAACACCGGAATGACAAGCACGGATATCCGCGCCCTGTGCATCCACGGCGGGTACGTTCTCGCAGGAACGGAGGCGGGAATTTTTCGCGCGAATACGTCCGGCGGAAGCTGGTCCAAAGTCACCTCGGGCACGTTGGGAACTTCCATGGTCCACGCGCTCACTGTCAGCGGCTCCTATGTCGTGGCGGGCTCCGCCGACGGTGTGTATCGGTCGGCCGACGCGGGACGGACATGGAAGAAATCGAGCAGCGGACTTCCGGGGAGCAGCCCGCGCATCCGCGCGCTCTGCGCCGCGGGGAGCGATTTATACGCAGGTGGTGATGCGGGCGTGTTCTACTCGTCAAACGGGGGAGGCAAGTGGACGGCGAGGAACACCGGGCTTGTGAACATAACGAATACCGGCATCCCGCCTGTGTACTCCCTCGCGGCGAATGGATCGCTGGTGTACGCGGGCACCTACGATGGCGGCGTCCTGAAGTCGACAAACAAGGGGGCAAATTGGACTCCCACTTCGATGACGTTCACCACGAAGATGATGGCTGTCAGCGGTGCGGCTGTCTTCGCCGGCACGACAAACAGTCTGCAACGAAGCATGAACGGCGGTGCGAGCTGGGCGCCAGCGAATAGCGGGATACTCGGATCATACGTGTACGCCTTCGCATCGGATGGAGCGATGCTCCTGGCGGGTGTGACGCAAACGGGGAGCGGAACTGTGACCATGACCACCGACGGCGGCGCGTCATGGCTGCCCGGCGCGGCACAGCTCAGCATCATCGACGCCTTCCTTGTAAACGGGAGCGAGATCCTCGCCGGGTCGTGGAACGGCTTGTGGCGCTCAATCGATCATGGCTCAACCTGGACGAAAATTTCGACACTCAACTATATCAAGGCCTTCGCCAACGATGGCACGGCGCTCTTCATGGGCCTCAATGCCTGCTGTTCCACATCCTACAATGGTGTGTATCGCTCGAACGACGGCGGTACGACCTGGATCATGTCAAACAATGGCCTCACGGAAACAAAAGTCGAGGCGCTCGCCGTGGGCGAAAACGTCCTCTTCGCGGGCACGGCCGGAGGCGGCGTGTTCCGCAGCGACGATCACGCGGCGAGCTGGACCGCAGTGAACAACGGTCTCACCGACATGAACATCCGCGCTCTCGTTTTCGCGGGATCAGTGCTGTATGCCGGGACGGCGGGAGGCCAGGTGTTCACGTCGACCGACGGTGCCGCATCCTGGTCGTGGGCGGGCGCCGGTCTGACCTCCGCAGCAGTGAATACACTCATTGCGGACGGCAGCGCCATGTACGCCGGTACCACGAACGGCGTGTTCGCAACGAACAACAACGGTGTTTCCTGGAACGACGTGAGCGCGGGCATGACCGGATGGAAACATGTGGAAGCCCTGCAGATTTTTGGGAGCGAGATTTTTGCAGGCACAGTGGGTCATGGTGTATGGAAACGCCCGCTGTCTCAATTGCCGAAACATATCGCGGAGAAACGGCCGTCGACAATTCGTCTGGAACAGAACCACCCGAATCCATTCAATCCCTCAACGACGATCCGCTACACACTCCCGGAGAACGGGGCAGTGACGCTCCGCGTGTATGATCACACAGGCCGTCTCGTCGGCGAGCTGGAAAATGGAATCAAGGACGCGGGAACACACACCGTTCTCTTCGACGCATCACACCTCGCGAGCGGCGTGTACTTCTACCGCCTCGAGGCGCTGGGACAGGCGCGCATGGGCACGATGATGCTCCTCAGGTAA
- a CDS encoding RidA family protein: MRRRISSRSPWEPLVGFSRAVAIGNVVYVAGTAPYNEQGQLVGVGDVYTQAVQCLRTIERALVAAGSSMNDVVRTRIYITDRGFAADVGRAHAEYFRDIRPAATMVVVAGLVDPAMLVEIEADAVRGE, encoded by the coding sequence ATGCGCCGTCGAATATCCAGCCGTTCACCGTGGGAACCGCTTGTCGGATTTTCCCGCGCTGTCGCCATTGGAAATGTTGTGTACGTGGCAGGCACCGCGCCGTATAATGAACAGGGTCAGCTTGTGGGTGTGGGTGATGTATACACGCAGGCGGTGCAATGTTTGCGGACCATCGAACGCGCACTTGTTGCGGCGGGGTCAAGCATGAACGATGTCGTACGCACACGGATATACATCACCGACCGCGGTTTCGCGGCCGACGTCGGCCGTGCACACGCCGAGTATTTTCGCGACATCCGTCCCGCCGCCACCATGGTTGTGGTCGCGGGACTCGTCGATCCCGCCATGCTCGTCGAAATTGAAGCGGATGCCGTGCGCGGTGAATGA